A single genomic interval of Spirosoma linguale DSM 74 harbors:
- a CDS encoding TonB-dependent receptor plug (PFAM: TonB-dependent receptor plug~KEGG: mxa:MXAN_4746 TonB-dependent receptor), with protein MNRQLSIVWLTTCLLTWLTTITYAQTTTLTGYVSDATTGKPMPFANVYLNGSTRGTTTNEQGYYSLKGVPLGTVEVVASFIGYQPSKRTFRLDNSPDNRVSFRLKPSDQTLATVTVRGNPKKWQQHLRQFKRQLLGEPFGGQCQILNVDALSFHEEDSHLKATASEPLVIENQALGYKIWYDLLHFDGTSKKVYYAGATRFEEIKPTDERQANRFRRNRMRAYQGSTRHLMASLIDSTYEKEGFLVYQEDLVVPIAKNRDNRTTLFGSVNGRLKPLRIKELIQPGRLPNERRLVSARPLVVFYTNAQSNYSPYFDARYAYTQIVLPAGQLEMTVDGTVTLPFGAEIQGSLADDRVSTMLPADWTPNPADAESTKTNAPVANQGKLMPPDARMNRIATAFDERFQALAPVLFLHTDKPLYATGDRVWLSAYLLDAGTNRRPLGETAIHTDLLTASGKLIQHQWLKVEDGRAVGNFRLSDTLASGTYRLRAYTDEDDGQHRPAFDRSIAVYNILQGTGMTRKSVAADTSQKSMDVQLLPEGGRWLVGLPARLGIKIVQPNGHGLAVTGRIVNEQGTEVARFVTSALGMGSVVLTPQSGRKYYAEVQHNGYQQLTPLPPAELEGLMLSVDVVSDTSRLALTILGTSRPANDSVYVLIQQQGRLVDQRKILLENGVARVSLPSASLPSGLNQITLYDATARPQAERLVFLPERIPPIKVIVGVNKTRYQPREKVIMSVNLNDDGLPVVAGLSASITDIGQVPDDSAEANIRTHLLLTGELRGHVEQPNRYVTDNSPATRRMVDDLLLTQGWRRVSGTPSTELLGGVSVIGRVLNAKNQPMAGAQVILASTAAGQSFVRSAGADERGRFRLAGFSIADTLELIAQITDRQLKAIPGKDVRLVLEGPQTGWLPDTARVLPNWSALRAQLDAARTRQEGDAEFYRDKRVKLLKEVTVRGRRTDDRPEDIQRSSLHKEADAVLLFDDKSPRFFNLYEMIRGRVAGVTVAQSTTSLVGAYQVIIRGVGSLKSSTQPLFLMDGMPIDDADGTALLSFNPADIERIEVLKNGGTVGIYGVRGGNGVIAFYSKRFRPGQSAADDEKAGMKPLQVIGFPSVQREFYVPHYETASADRPGEGQTESSERIDWRDVLYWKPIMQTDSQGHSQLVFPLSDVVRTLRVVVQGITADGRPVVGTQLIRVQ; from the coding sequence ATGAATCGTCAGCTTTCTATCGTTTGGTTGACTACCTGTCTGCTTACCTGGCTGACCACGATCACGTATGCACAAACCACCACGCTCACGGGCTACGTGTCGGATGCCACCACGGGCAAACCCATGCCATTTGCCAACGTTTATCTTAATGGCAGCACCCGCGGTACAACCACCAACGAACAGGGGTATTATTCACTAAAGGGCGTGCCGCTTGGAACAGTTGAGGTAGTGGCTTCCTTTATTGGTTATCAGCCCAGCAAACGCACGTTTCGGCTGGATAATAGTCCCGACAATAGAGTTAGCTTTCGGCTTAAACCCAGCGATCAAACGCTGGCCACCGTTACCGTTCGGGGAAATCCTAAAAAATGGCAACAGCACCTGCGGCAATTCAAACGGCAGCTACTGGGAGAACCCTTTGGCGGCCAATGCCAGATTTTAAACGTCGATGCACTAAGCTTTCACGAAGAAGACAGCCACCTGAAAGCCACCGCCAGCGAGCCACTCGTTATTGAGAATCAGGCGCTGGGGTATAAAATATGGTACGACCTGCTGCACTTCGACGGAACATCGAAAAAGGTGTATTATGCCGGAGCTACCCGATTTGAAGAGATCAAGCCGACGGATGAGCGGCAGGCTAACCGATTCCGGCGTAACCGAATGCGGGCTTATCAGGGATCGACCCGGCATTTGATGGCCAGTCTGATCGACAGCACGTACGAGAAAGAGGGCTTCCTGGTTTATCAGGAGGATCTGGTCGTGCCCATTGCCAAAAACAGAGATAATCGAACCACATTATTCGGTTCGGTGAATGGCCGTCTCAAGCCATTACGCATAAAAGAACTGATTCAGCCGGGGCGATTGCCCAACGAACGACGGCTGGTATCGGCCCGGCCCCTGGTGGTGTTTTACACCAATGCCCAGTCCAATTATTCACCGTATTTCGATGCCCGTTATGCCTACACGCAAATTGTGCTACCCGCCGGACAACTCGAAATGACGGTGGACGGAACGGTTACGCTGCCCTTTGGCGCTGAAATTCAGGGGTCGCTGGCCGACGACCGCGTATCGACCATGCTGCCTGCTGACTGGACCCCTAATCCGGCCGATGCCGAATCTACGAAGACTAACGCCCCCGTAGCTAATCAGGGAAAGCTGATGCCACCCGACGCCCGGATGAATCGGATTGCAACGGCCTTCGATGAGCGGTTTCAGGCACTAGCACCGGTTTTGTTTCTGCATACCGATAAACCTCTTTACGCTACCGGCGACCGGGTTTGGCTGAGTGCGTACCTGCTCGATGCGGGAACCAACCGCCGACCACTCGGTGAAACAGCCATTCATACTGACTTGCTAACGGCCTCGGGCAAACTTATTCAACACCAGTGGCTAAAGGTAGAGGACGGTCGGGCCGTTGGGAACTTCCGGTTGTCAGACACACTGGCGTCGGGAACCTATCGGCTACGGGCCTATACGGATGAAGACGACGGCCAGCACCGGCCTGCTTTTGACCGGTCTATTGCGGTGTATAACATTCTTCAGGGCACGGGCATGACGCGCAAATCTGTTGCTGCCGATACGTCGCAAAAGTCAATGGACGTTCAGCTTCTGCCCGAAGGCGGTCGATGGCTGGTGGGGTTGCCTGCCCGGCTAGGCATCAAGATCGTTCAGCCAAACGGACATGGGTTAGCTGTAACGGGTCGTATTGTAAACGAGCAGGGCACGGAAGTCGCCCGGTTTGTAACCAGTGCGCTCGGGATGGGTAGCGTCGTGTTGACGCCCCAGAGCGGCCGTAAATATTATGCCGAAGTGCAGCACAATGGTTACCAGCAGTTGACTCCGCTGCCGCCCGCCGAGTTGGAAGGGTTGATGCTGTCGGTCGATGTAGTCAGCGATACCAGTCGGCTGGCTCTTACGATCCTGGGTACCAGCCGCCCGGCAAATGATTCGGTGTATGTGCTGATTCAGCAACAGGGTCGACTGGTAGACCAACGGAAAATTTTGCTGGAAAACGGCGTGGCGCGGGTAAGTCTGCCGAGTGCATCGCTGCCGTCGGGGCTTAACCAGATCACGCTTTACGACGCTACCGCCCGCCCCCAAGCCGAACGGCTGGTCTTTTTACCCGAACGGATACCGCCCATAAAAGTAATTGTGGGGGTGAATAAAACGCGTTATCAGCCCCGTGAGAAGGTGATTATGAGTGTTAACCTGAATGATGATGGATTACCCGTCGTGGCAGGGTTATCGGCCTCCATCACCGATATTGGACAGGTACCTGACGATTCCGCAGAGGCCAACATTCGTACCCATTTATTGCTCACCGGCGAATTGCGCGGACATGTTGAACAACCTAATCGGTACGTTACCGATAACTCACCCGCAACCCGCCGGATGGTCGATGACCTGTTATTGACGCAGGGCTGGCGACGGGTAAGCGGTACGCCCTCCACCGAATTACTCGGGGGCGTTTCTGTCATCGGGCGGGTACTCAACGCTAAAAACCAACCGATGGCGGGCGCACAGGTCATTTTGGCGTCTACCGCTGCCGGACAGTCGTTTGTGCGGTCGGCGGGGGCCGACGAGCGGGGCCGGTTTCGACTGGCAGGGTTTTCCATTGCCGATACGCTTGAGCTGATAGCCCAGATTACCGATCGTCAGTTAAAAGCTATTCCGGGTAAAGACGTTCGTCTGGTGCTGGAAGGGCCGCAAACTGGCTGGTTACCGGATACGGCGCGGGTACTACCGAATTGGTCGGCTCTGCGGGCGCAACTGGATGCGGCCCGTACCCGTCAGGAGGGAGACGCGGAGTTTTACCGGGATAAACGAGTGAAATTACTGAAAGAAGTGACCGTTCGGGGCCGCAGAACCGACGACCGGCCGGAAGATATTCAACGATCCAGCCTGCACAAAGAGGCCGATGCTGTACTGCTTTTCGATGATAAGTCACCCCGTTTTTTCAATTTGTACGAAATGATACGAGGCCGGGTAGCCGGGGTTACCGTGGCCCAGTCAACCACGTCGCTGGTGGGAGCTTATCAGGTCATTATTCGGGGAGTTGGCAGTCTTAAGAGCAGTACGCAACCGTTATTTCTGATGGATGGTATGCCCATTGATGATGCCGATGGTACGGCCCTGCTGTCTTTCAACCCGGCCGATATTGAGCGGATCGAGGTGTTGAAAAATGGTGGTACGGTGGGTATTTATGGTGTTCGGGGCGGCAACGGGGTTATTGCATTTTATTCAAAACGTTTCCGGCCGGGGCAGTCGGCTGCCGACGATGAAAAGGCGGGTATGAAACCGTTACAGGTTATTGGCTTCCCGTCCGTTCAGCGGGAGTTTTACGTACCCCACTATGAAACCGCTTCGGCGGATCGGCCCGGCGAAGGGCAAACGGAATCTTCGGAGCGTATCGACTGGCGGGATGTGCTGTACTGGAAACCCATCATGCAAACAGACAGCCAGGGCCACAGCCAACTGGTGTTCCCGCTATCTGACGTAGTACGAACGTTGCGGGTGGTCGTGCAGGGCATCACAGCCGATGGACGACCGGTGGTGGGAACGCAACTGATTCGGGTTCAATAG
- a CDS encoding Antibiotic biosynthesis monooxygenase (PFAM: Antibiotic biosynthesis monooxygenase~KEGG: rsh:Rsph17029_3152 antibiotic biosynthesis monooxygenase), translated as MLVRIVRMTFQEDKLDDFHAIFDRSKYHIRAFPGNHHLELLRDPDQPNVRMTYSLWESADALEAYRRSELFRTTWAATKVLFAERPIAFSGEKLEEVSG; from the coding sequence ATGCTCGTTCGTATCGTTCGCATGACGTTTCAGGAGGATAAGCTGGACGATTTTCATGCCATTTTTGACCGCTCAAAGTACCACATTCGGGCCTTTCCCGGCAACCATCACCTCGAACTCCTGCGCGATCCCGATCAGCCAAACGTGCGTATGACCTACAGCCTGTGGGAATCGGCCGATGCGCTGGAGGCTTATCGTCGAAGTGAGTTATTTCGCACGACCTGGGCCGCTACCAAAGTGCTCTTTGCCGAGCGACCCATAGCGTTTTCGGGCGAAAAGCTGGAAGAGGTAAGCGGTTGA